A section of the Candidatus Chlorohelix allophototropha genome encodes:
- a CDS encoding DNA cytosine methyltransferase produces MLKYISLFSGGFGLDLGIEQAAYKSNVQIDLRVCLDISLAARETIRLNRPSLNVIGDNEGDFGGDLYQINSNLILQRANLAIKEADLVVGGPPCQSFSILGNRQGFEDPRGNLMLEFVRVVREIQPKCFVMENVAGFLSVDKGKSYQKVIDLFTEAGYLNTLTWVLDAVNFGVPQFRRRVFIIGFREGMEVRGLVPPDSTYFPPDAIGNNRNGLIYRCVRDVLENMPDGLANNERRIHSERVRTRYEQLVQGARDRIDHTDRLAWDRPSGTVLVGSTRGGGRPFIHPFEPRHLTVREAARLQGFPDDWVFAGNQTDQYRQVGNAIPPLLSEVVTRQIIAFLTQENPNPNEETLETNENLLLEMAK; encoded by the coding sequence ATGCTAAAGTATATTAGTTTGTTTTCAGGTGGGTTTGGGTTAGATCTTGGAATAGAACAAGCCGCCTACAAGTCAAATGTGCAAATTGATTTGAGAGTATGTTTAGATATAAGTTTGGCAGCTAGAGAAACTATTAGACTTAACCGACCATCGTTAAATGTAATTGGAGACAACGAAGGAGATTTCGGAGGAGATTTATACCAAATTAATAGCAATCTAATACTGCAAAGAGCTAATTTAGCAATTAAAGAGGCTGATTTAGTAGTTGGAGGTCCACCGTGCCAGTCTTTTAGCATTTTAGGAAATCGCCAAGGATTTGAAGATCCAAGAGGAAACCTGATGCTCGAATTTGTGCGGGTAGTACGGGAAATACAGCCAAAGTGTTTTGTGATGGAAAATGTGGCAGGATTTTTAAGTGTGGATAAAGGGAAATCTTATCAAAAAGTAATAGACTTATTTACTGAAGCAGGATACTTAAATACACTTACTTGGGTACTAGATGCAGTGAATTTTGGTGTTCCACAGTTTAGAAGACGAGTCTTCATAATTGGTTTTAGAGAAGGCATGGAAGTACGAGGTTTAGTTCCGCCTGACTCAACGTACTTTCCACCAGATGCCATTGGCAATAATAGAAATGGTTTAATTTATCGTTGTGTGCGTGATGTGTTAGAAAATATGCCAGATGGTCTAGCAAACAACGAAAGACGAATTCATAGTGAACGAGTGCGTACAAGATACGAGCAACTTGTACAAGGAGCTAGAGATAGAATTGACCACACTGATAGATTAGCTTGGGATAGACCGAGTGGAACAGTTTTAGTGGGCTCAACCAGAGGAGGAGGTAGGCCATTTATTCATCCATTTGAACCACGACATTTAACAGTCCGAGAGGCTGCCCGTTTACAAGGCTTTCCAGATGATTGGGTTTTTGCTGGAAATCAAACTGACCAATATAGGCAGGTTGGAAATGCTATACCACCTTTACTGTCAGAGGTAGTCACAAGACAAATAATTGCTTTCTTAACTCAAGAGAATCCAAATCCAAATGAAGAAACCTTGGAAACGAATGAAAATTTATTATTAGAGATGGCAAAGTAA
- the tnpC gene encoding IS66 family transposase: protein MTLEEQLAQLQNDYAQLEAKAASQAALIAQLIERIQTLEARLSQDSHNSSKPPSSDGFKRSPKKRSLRKSSGKKPGGQPGHEGQALKQSENPDTVIAHLPTTCEKCQTDLTKEAALPHFEPRQVFELPTQLKLHVTEHRTYSKKCPTCQTVTKAKFPQSVKNWVQYGPGFRALAVYLITYQLLPYARVCELLNEIYSESLSPGSLVNMIAECYEQLAEPEKTIKTALTQAKVLHCDETGLYVEGKRHWLHVASTPHLTHYAHHLRRGSKATDEIGILPAFQGAAIHDGWSNYLRYACTHGLCNAHHLRELAFVYEQLKQAWAAEFTTLLVDLKEEVEVARARSETSLSSARLAHFEERYQQLIAQGLAANPPPQGGWPCGKRGKPRQSKPKNLLDRLDKQRHQVLLFAYRFDVPFDNNLAERDIRMVKVQQKVSGCFRSQEGASFFCRIRGYLSTMKKQGENLLVALLDTFCGQPPLPKLLV, encoded by the coding sequence ATGACATTAGAAGAGCAATTAGCCCAACTTCAAAACGATTACGCCCAACTTGAAGCTAAAGCCGCTTCACAGGCAGCTTTGATTGCCCAACTGATAGAACGTATTCAAACCCTTGAAGCCCGGCTCTCTCAAGATAGCCATAATTCTTCCAAACCGCCTTCTTCCGACGGGTTTAAGCGCTCGCCCAAAAAACGCAGCTTGCGCAAATCCAGCGGTAAGAAACCGGGTGGTCAACCTGGTCACGAGGGTCAGGCTCTTAAACAAAGCGAAAACCCGGATACAGTGATTGCGCATCTGCCCACCACCTGTGAAAAGTGCCAGACTGACTTAACCAAAGAAGCAGCGCTACCTCACTTCGAGCCTCGTCAGGTTTTTGAGCTGCCTACTCAACTCAAACTGCACGTCACCGAACACCGCACTTACAGCAAAAAGTGTCCTACTTGTCAGACTGTTACCAAAGCCAAATTCCCGCAGTCCGTCAAGAATTGGGTGCAATACGGACCTGGGTTTCGGGCTCTGGCAGTTTACCTGATCACTTATCAACTGCTGCCTTATGCCCGGGTGTGCGAGCTACTTAATGAAATCTACAGCGAAAGTCTTTCACCCGGCAGTTTGGTCAATATGATAGCGGAGTGCTACGAGCAATTGGCTGAGCCAGAAAAAACCATCAAGACAGCGCTTACCCAGGCCAAAGTGTTACATTGCGATGAAACCGGGTTGTATGTAGAAGGCAAGCGCCACTGGCTGCACGTAGCCAGCACACCACATTTAACCCACTATGCTCACCATTTACGGCGAGGTAGTAAAGCCACAGACGAGATTGGGATTTTACCGGCTTTCCAGGGCGCAGCGATCCACGATGGTTGGTCTAACTATCTGCGCTATGCCTGTACCCACGGTCTGTGTAACGCCCATCATCTCAGGGAACTTGCTTTTGTCTACGAACAACTCAAGCAGGCGTGGGCGGCTGAGTTCACCACCCTTCTTGTGGACTTGAAAGAAGAAGTGGAAGTCGCCAGGGCTAGGTCTGAAACCAGTTTAAGCAGTGCACGGTTAGCGCATTTCGAAGAGCGCTACCAGCAATTGATCGCACAGGGTCTGGCAGCTAATCCTCCTCCCCAGGGTGGCTGGCCTTGTGGAAAACGGGGCAAGCCCCGGCAGAGCAAGCCTAAGAACTTACTGGATCGGCTGGATAAACAGCGTCATCAAGTGCTGCTGTTTGCCTACCGTTTTGATGTGCCTTTTGATAACAATCTGGCCGAGCGTGATATTCGGATGGTTAAAGTGCAACAAAAGGTTTCAGGTTGTTTTCGCAGCCAGGAAGGTGCCAGCTTCTTTTGTCGGATAAGAGGCTACCTTTCCACCATGAAAAAGCAAGGTGAAAACTTGTTGGTTGCGCTCCTTGACACTTTTTGTGGGCAACCTCCCCTTCCCAAGCTTTTGGTCTGA